In one window of Maribacter dokdonensis DSW-8 DNA:
- a CDS encoding vWA domain-containing protein, with translation MFDNISFANPDFFWLFLLLPLAIVWYIFKQKEQTASLRISSAKGFSHNSILPKLKPVLFLLRLLALGAIIVALARPQTEDISTRTKTTKGIDIVMAIDVSSSMLARDLKPNRLSALKKVAADFIKERPNDRIGLVVYAGEGYTKTPITTDKSIVLNALSEITYGQLDDGTAIGMGLATSVNRLKESTAKSKIIILLTDGVNNSGFIEPQTAADLAIEFGIKTYTIAIGTNGNALTPIQYNPDGSFRYGMRQVEIDENLLKDIASATGGRYFRATDNESLEEIYDEINKLEKTEVEEFKYYRYEEKFRFWALLALGLLLLEWILRNTVFRSFV, from the coding sequence ATGTTCGATAATATATCATTTGCAAATCCTGATTTCTTTTGGCTGTTCCTATTACTGCCATTGGCAATTGTGTGGTATATCTTTAAACAAAAAGAGCAAACTGCATCACTACGAATTTCTAGTGCCAAAGGATTTAGCCATAACAGTATTTTACCAAAACTTAAACCAGTACTTTTCTTATTAAGATTACTGGCTTTGGGCGCCATTATAGTTGCGCTGGCAAGACCACAGACCGAGGATATTTCTACCAGAACAAAAACTACAAAGGGTATTGATATTGTTATGGCCATAGACGTGTCTTCAAGTATGTTGGCACGCGATCTAAAACCCAATAGATTATCGGCATTAAAGAAAGTTGCCGCAGATTTTATAAAAGAGAGACCAAACGATCGTATAGGTCTTGTTGTATATGCCGGTGAAGGTTACACAAAAACACCTATTACCACAGACAAATCTATAGTGCTCAACGCGCTGTCTGAAATTACTTATGGACAATTGGATGACGGTACTGCCATTGGTATGGGGCTGGCAACCTCTGTAAACCGACTTAAAGAGAGTACGGCAAAAAGTAAAATTATCATTTTATTGACCGATGGTGTAAACAATTCTGGTTTTATAGAGCCGCAGACGGCTGCAGACCTAGCTATTGAATTTGGCATTAAAACGTATACCATCGCTATAGGAACTAACGGAAATGCTTTAACTCCCATACAATACAATCCAGATGGTTCTTTTAGATATGGCATGAGACAAGTAGAAATCGATGAAAATCTTCTAAAAGACATTGCAAGTGCTACGGGTGGTAGATATTTTAGAGCTACGGACAATGAGTCATTGGAAGAAATCTACGATGAGATCAATAAGTTAGAAAAAACCGAAGTAGAGGAATTTAAATATTATCGTTACGAAGAGAAATTTAGATTTTGGGCACTTTTGGCACTAGGGTTGCTTTTGTTAGAATGGATATTAAGAAACACGGTATTTAGAAGCTTTGTATAA
- a CDS encoding DUF58 domain-containing protein, with the protein MDTKELLKKVRKIEIKTRRLSDHIFGGEYHSTFKGRGMTFSEVRQYQFGDDVRNIDWNVTARYNEPYIKVFEEERELTMMLMVDISGSELFGTTNQFKNEIVTEISATLAFSALQNNDKVGVILFSDQIELFIPPKKGKTHVLRIIRELLEFKPKSNKTNIAQALKFLSSVMKKKAIVFVLSDFIDEGYEKTLKITGSKHDVTGIRIYDEREESIPNLGMVQMEDAETGKLQLVNTKSKKVRNAYAEFHRERVTYFKESFTKSGCGVLDCRVDESYVKKLLGYFKRRG; encoded by the coding sequence ATGGATACCAAAGAGCTACTCAAAAAAGTACGTAAAATAGAGATTAAGACAAGACGTCTTTCTGACCATATATTTGGTGGGGAATACCACTCTACCTTTAAGGGTCGTGGTATGACGTTTAGTGAAGTACGGCAGTATCAATTTGGAGATGATGTTAGAAATATAGATTGGAACGTAACCGCTCGTTATAACGAACCCTACATTAAGGTCTTTGAAGAAGAAAGAGAGCTGACCATGATGCTAATGGTAGACATTAGTGGTTCAGAATTATTTGGTACTACCAACCAGTTTAAAAATGAAATTGTGACGGAGATATCTGCCACTTTAGCTTTTAGCGCCTTACAAAACAATGATAAGGTAGGTGTAATATTATTCTCCGATCAAATAGAACTTTTTATTCCGCCCAAAAAAGGTAAAACGCATGTTCTGCGAATCATTAGGGAGTTATTGGAGTTTAAGCCTAAAAGTAATAAAACCAACATTGCCCAAGCGCTGAAATTTTTGAGCAGTGTTATGAAGAAAAAAGCCATTGTTTTTGTGCTTTCTGATTTTATTGATGAAGGATATGAGAAAACTTTAAAGATTACAGGTAGCAAACATGATGTCACGGGTATCCGTATTTATGATGAGCGTGAAGAATCTATTCCCAACTTGGGTATGGTACAAATGGAAGATGCCGAAACGGGCAAATTGCAATTGGTGAATACCAAATCTAAAAAAGTACGCAATGCCTATGCTGAGTTTCACAGAGAGCGTGTTACCTATTTCAAGGAGTCTTTTACAAAATCAGGTTGCGGTGTTTTAGACTGTAGGGTAGATGAAAGTTATGTGAAAAAATTATTGGGCTATTTTAAAAGAAGAGGTTGA
- a CDS encoding AAA family ATPase, giving the protein MEENTSIDISAVNEKIAQESAFIDLLMLEMNKVIVGQKYMVERLLIGLLGQGHILLEGVPGLAKTLAINTLSKAVKGSFSRIQFTPDLLPADVVGTLIYNMKLNDFSIKKGPIFANFVLADEINRAPAKVQSALLEAMQEKQVTIGDETFVLDKPFLVMATQNPVEQEGTYPLPEAQVDRFMLKTVIDYPKINEEQLIMRQNLKGSYETVNPVVSIDQILSAQKAVREVYMDEKIEKYILDLVFATRYPEKYNLESLKPLISFGASPRGSINLGTAAKCYAFIKRRGYVVPEDVRAVVHDVLRHRIGITYEAEAENITSVDIINKIVNEIEVP; this is encoded by the coding sequence ATGGAAGAAAATACCTCAATTGACATTAGTGCAGTAAATGAGAAAATTGCTCAAGAAAGCGCTTTTATCGATTTATTGATGCTTGAAATGAATAAAGTGATCGTTGGCCAAAAATATATGGTTGAACGATTATTAATTGGACTTTTAGGACAGGGCCACATATTATTGGAAGGTGTTCCGGGGCTAGCAAAAACATTAGCGATCAACACTTTATCAAAAGCTGTTAAAGGTAGTTTTAGCAGAATTCAGTTTACACCCGATCTTTTACCCGCAGATGTTGTTGGTACCTTGATCTATAACATGAAACTGAATGATTTCTCAATAAAGAAAGGACCAATTTTCGCAAACTTTGTTCTTGCAGATGAAATTAACCGTGCTCCTGCCAAAGTACAGTCGGCACTGTTAGAAGCCATGCAAGAAAAGCAGGTGACCATTGGCGATGAAACCTTTGTACTTGACAAACCATTTTTGGTAATGGCAACACAAAACCCTGTAGAGCAAGAAGGTACATACCCATTACCAGAAGCACAAGTGGATCGTTTTATGTTGAAAACGGTTATTGACTATCCAAAAATAAACGAGGAGCAATTGATCATGCGCCAAAATTTAAAGGGCAGCTATGAAACGGTTAATCCTGTTGTTTCCATAGATCAAATACTTAGTGCACAAAAAGCCGTTCGTGAAGTGTATATGGACGAGAAAATAGAAAAGTACATACTTGATCTTGTTTTCGCTACCAGATATCCAGAAAAATACAATTTAGAAAGCTTAAAGCCTTTGATCAGTTTTGGTGCATCTCCTAGGGGTAGTATCAATTTAGGTACTGCTGCCAAATGTTATGCCTTTATAAAAAGAAGGGGCTATGTTGTGCCAGAAGATGTACGTGCCGTAGTACATGATGTATTAAGACATAGAATAGGTATTACCTATGAGGCCGAAGCGGAAAATATTACTTCTGTTGATATCATCAACAAAATTGTAAACGAGATAGAGGTTCCTTAA
- a CDS encoding aldo/keto reductase, translating into MKYSRIIAGTMTWGKWGKQLSTAEMIALMNHCVENKITTFDHADIYGDYTNEEDFGKAFSKSSIKREDVQLISKCGIQFNVKERSNRVKHYDYNASYIISSVERSLKMLQTDYLDLLLLHRPSPLMDPSEIAEAIDKLKIEGKIKQFGVSNFSPSQIQLIEKEIQVEANQVEFSLSSNGVMNDGTLDDCVTFDRLAMSWSPLGSYFREDSKANLRIKTVLADLTKKYGATEDQLLLAWILKHPSTIHPVVGTATLQRLKLAMDAVEIDMELQDWFILLEANEGHEVA; encoded by the coding sequence TTGAAATATTCAAGAATAATTGCAGGAACTATGACCTGGGGCAAATGGGGAAAACAACTTTCTACTGCTGAAATGATAGCTTTAATGAACCATTGTGTTGAAAATAAGATTACTACGTTTGATCATGCCGATATTTATGGAGATTATACAAATGAGGAAGATTTTGGTAAGGCTTTTAGTAAGAGTAGTATCAAGAGAGAAGATGTTCAGCTTATAAGTAAATGCGGAATTCAATTCAACGTAAAAGAAAGAAGTAATAGGGTTAAGCACTATGATTATAATGCCAGCTACATTATTTCATCTGTAGAAAGGTCATTAAAAATGCTACAGACAGATTATTTGGATTTACTCTTGTTACATAGGCCAAGCCCTTTAATGGATCCTTCAGAAATTGCCGAAGCAATAGATAAACTAAAAATTGAAGGAAAGATCAAACAATTTGGAGTGTCCAATTTCTCACCTTCCCAAATACAATTGATAGAGAAAGAGATTCAGGTAGAAGCCAATCAAGTAGAATTTTCACTTTCGTCCAATGGGGTAATGAATGATGGAACATTGGATGACTGCGTAACTTTTGACAGACTAGCCATGAGCTGGAGCCCATTGGGAAGTTATTTTAGGGAAGATTCCAAGGCAAATCTTAGGATAAAAACGGTATTGGCAGACCTGACCAAAAAGTATGGCGCTACAGAAGACCAGTTGCTCTTGGCATGGATTTTAAAACACCCAAGTACTATACATCCTGTGGTTGGTACCGCAACATTACAACGGTTGAAACTAGCCATGGATGCCGTTGAAATTGACATGGAGTTACAAGATTGGTTTATTTTACTTGAGGCTAATGAGGGGCACGAAGTTGCATAA
- a CDS encoding SDR family NAD(P)-dependent oxidoreductase has product MTKTAFITGATSGIGKSTAIHFALKGINLVLCGRRQDRLDALEKELGKEVQIHSLNFDIRSKEAVHAAIASLPSEFSQIDILINNAGNAHGLDTIQDGSIDDWDAMLDINVKGLLYVSKALIPQMIARKSGHIINIGSTAGKEVYPKGNVYCASKHAVDAINQGMRIDLNGTGVRVGAVNPGLVETEFSNVRFKGDEERADSVYKGFQPLKPEDIADIIYFVVTRPYHVNIADLVVMPTAQASSTIVDKT; this is encoded by the coding sequence ATGACAAAAACAGCATTTATTACAGGCGCTACAAGCGGCATAGGAAAATCAACGGCAATTCATTTTGCCTTAAAAGGAATAAACTTGGTGTTGTGCGGTAGAAGACAAGACCGTTTAGATGCCCTTGAAAAAGAATTGGGGAAAGAAGTACAAATTCATTCGTTGAATTTTGATATTAGAAGTAAGGAAGCTGTTCATGCGGCCATAGCATCTTTACCTAGTGAATTTTCTCAAATAGATATTCTAATTAACAATGCCGGTAATGCCCATGGTTTAGATACCATACAAGATGGTAGTATAGATGATTGGGATGCCATGCTTGATATTAATGTAAAGGGTTTGCTATATGTTTCAAAGGCATTGATACCGCAAATGATAGCGCGTAAATCTGGGCATATCATCAATATTGGTTCAACTGCAGGTAAAGAAGTGTACCCAAAAGGAAATGTGTATTGCGCCAGTAAGCATGCCGTTGATGCCATTAACCAAGGTATGCGGATAGATTTAAACGGTACAGGTGTACGTGTTGGTGCCGTTAACCCTGGTTTGGTAGAAACCGAGTTCAGTAATGTAAGGTTCAAGGGAGATGAAGAAAGGGCAGATAGTGTTTACAAGGGTTTTCAACCTTTAAAACCAGAGGATATTGCCGATATTATTTACTTTGTAGTTACCAGGCCATATCATGTAAATATTGCAGATTTGGTAGTTATGCCCACCGCCCAAGCTTCTTCAACAATTGTAGATAAAACGTAG